In Colletotrichum destructivum chromosome 1, complete sequence, the sequence TTCGCATGCGGCCCGATGAACAAACCGTACATGCCTCGTTTTCCAAACCAGGACATGTTCGGTGGACCCGTCATCCATCCGTCCGCATGGCCCAGCGATCTCCAGCTCACGGGCAAGAAGATTGGCGTCATCGGGCAGGGAGCGTCCGGTCTGCAGATCGTACAGGAGCTTGCTAAAGTGGACTGCCAGCTCACAGTCTTCGTTCGGAACCCCTGTATCGCGATCCCCATGCACCAAAGACAGCTGTCGAACCGAGAGTCGGAAGAGATGAAGAACTATTACGACGCCATATTCAGCGAGGCCAAGTTCggctcgtcttcggcgctGCCCTACAATCACAATACCGATTTGCTACGCTGCACGACTGAAGCAGAACGGGCCGGTCTGTTCGAGCGACTGTGGAATAGGGGTGGCCTCGGTCTCACACAGTCGAACTATCGCGACATCGCGTTTgacaagacggccaacgCATGCTTGTACGACTTCTGGGCCCGCAAAACGAGAAGCCGGATGACGAACCCCGAGAAGCGGGACATCGTCGCGCCTCTGGATCAGTTCGAATGTTTCGGAGCGACACGCGTCAATCTTGAGATGGACTACTACGAGATGCTGGATCGACCGAATGTCAAACTGGTCGATCTCAAGAAGACTCCGATCCAGTCTTTCGACAGGCAGGGGATTGTCACCAAGGCCTCAGACGCCTCCATGCACCACGATAtggacatcatcatcatggccaccgGCTACGACTCTTTGACGGGTAGCCTGCTTGACATGAACATCCACGACAAGCACGGCGTCCGGCTACGGGACGCTTGGAAGAGCGGCATCAGCACGTATCTTGGCATGATGGTTCCCAAGATGCCAAACGCATTCATGCTGTACGGGCCGCAAGGGCCGACAACGCAAACCAACGCACCGCCCTTCATTGAGCTTCAGGTTGACTGGGTGGTAAGCCTCCTCGAGCGGATGCGCGAAGGCGGCATGCATTCGATCGAGCCATCGGAAGAGTCTTGCCGCTCGTGGAAAAGGCATGTAATGGATGCCTTCGAGTCGACTCTTTTTCGCGACAGCACTGCGTGGTGGACTGGCGCGAACATCCCGCACAAGAACATTGAGCCACTTGTCTTTCTAGGTGGGGTTCAGCAATGGAGACATCTGTGTAGTCGTTCGCTAGATGACTGGGAAAGTTTTGTCGTATCCCAGTAGCCAGGATTGGATGAGGCTGGTCTGGGTTTAGTGGTCTGGTCTGAAAGGTGTGAAGAAGTTGAGTATGCTGTCTTGAATACTTTCTAATGTGTAATCCTCACATACGAAGTTGCGATATCTCGATGGATCCCGCAATGAATCCCATGATCCAGGGTTGGGAGACGGGATGCGGTCAACCAACCTTTTATTGCCCTCTCCAACCCTTGTTATTTCAACACAAGCTTTCCGCCAGGTATCTCACAGACTCACTTCGTCTAACTAATTGGTCTCCTTTCGCGGCTCTCCTCTCTTTAAACTGACATACCCCAAGAGAACACTGGCTTGAAACAGCCGTAGCAATAGCTAAGGTCAGGTTTCAACGCACGTCTCCCCTGGAAGGTCGCAGCCCACATGTGTCGTTGTGTATCCCAATCGGGCTTGTACAACTGGTGAGAGAAGGTGAGTAAAAACAAGGACCGAAGGTCGTTGGAAGTCTTGGTATGCGTCGACAAGTGACAAGACTCCAAGCCACGCGAGAGGCGATTCAACTGCCTTCCAAGCTCGCTGCTAGTTGTATAGTGGATGTAATAACTACTACGTTGATTTCTTATTCGGCAAGGAAGTCGATGACCTAGTCAAAGACGCAGCGGAAGATGTTTTCTTAGCGGCAGTTCCGACTCGAGGCTTTAGGGGTAAGTCCTAGAGGCGCCGGGCCATTGAGTTCCCACCAAGGGGATTCTTGCTGAGGGACATCCTGACCTTTGTCAGACCCGAGCCGATGGCAATGGGTGAATTATTCCAACATACTTTGGTGCTTTTGTTGGTAGCCTTGAAGCGTTTTGTGACTTCTTTGAGTGGGGGGACTATGGTAAAGATCAGAATGCTTTGGAATTGACAGAGCGATGGTCTTGACGCACCTGAAGTCTTCAACCAGGAGGCGACCACTTCAACGATTGCTGTGATCTTATTGACCCAGGGAGTCATCCTCGAGCTCTTGCAGCGGCGGCCACTCATTGCAGTAACCCGACCTTTTAGGAGTGATACAGCACGAAGATGAGAGAAGTGCGTTAGCAAAATGACAATGGGCTATATGGTTTTGAAAGAAGATGGGTAAGAGAGATAGCTCAGGGAGTGACAGCCTGTGTGGGCAACCGCGAATTTATACTTTCCAAGTGCTGGCAGACTCTTCTCGTAACAGTCACACGGGTCAGGCAGGCTGGGGTGACACCAGAACGAGGGTGGTTTATGAATGAGCCAATGATTACTACTGTCGCCACAATGAGTATGGAGAGCGACAAT encodes:
- a CDS encoding Putative flavin monooxygenase, FAD/NAD(P)-binding domain superfamily; translated protein: MERNRADTLETDVIIVGAGFSGCYSLFKIRQAGYSAKILERGNDFGGVWHFNRYPGARVDSDTPSYQFSLSEVWADFHFTERFPGYEEIRRYFHHVDATLGLRKDTIFDARVDEVKYDPAGRRWHFRTTKGLCATSKYAIFACGPMNKPYMPRFPNQDMFGGPVIHPSAWPSDLQLTGKKIGVIGQGASGLQIVQELAKVDCQLTVFVRNPCIAIPMHQRQLSNRESEEMKNYYDAIFSEAKFGSSSALPYNHNTDLLRCTTEAERAGLFERLWNRGGLGLTQSNYRDIAFDKTANACLYDFWARKTRSRMTNPEKRDIVAPLDQFECFGATRVNLEMDYYEMLDRPNVKLVDLKKTPIQSFDRQGIVTKASDASMHHDMDIIIMATGYDSLTGSLLDMNIHDKHGVRLRDAWKSGISTYLGMMVPKMPNAFMLYGPQGPTTQTNAPPFIELQVDWVVSLLERMREGGMHSIEPSEESCRSWKRHVMDAFESTLFRDSTAWWTGANIPHKNIEPLVFLGGVQQWRHLCSRSLDDWESFVVSQ